From the genome of Sander lucioperca isolate FBNREF2018 chromosome 1, SLUC_FBN_1.2, whole genome shotgun sequence, one region includes:
- the si:ch211-168f7.5 gene encoding uncharacterized protein si:ch211-168f7.5, translating to MAGRRGCVNSLWSGTERVRIGERLNATLAGVLELELLRCKHLEMVDTALEHRASTTANAEEPRAEEGSGTPESAASEAKHGPATSRRQQAPSPSDIVVLPCQSSSEYCGSNSGDGTVHSSSGRGSNSRWSTLSWDAPSDLLSPPTPDPSGTVHLDSDSRPSSGFYSVSGSSLSDSCYSVSSDAAQGGSAPPARPLKLWEQVPLSADNTDILWSEGAVQQQQPALQSRQEDAEPTEGTPASVQSDIEVAGLSFLSDLCSGLSDSLISSLLPLFDPTSSLHPNPQLDPRYCTDLVSRRTKEVYPYPSPLHAVALQSPLFTSQSQEQSASPSPEGPQLDEPQESNADPTLPHQPQQPPGQASFTQLEQYISRLARQYHSRVSSSTSDFTSAATPGQVRHRGLCTPGKNHGSTQSLSAFESRSAPSTLPGGSITPCKSLLGNSARISLSTTGKKATRNSINLGNLPSATGEDLNINLHLNLNLNLTPGLNSSRGLVDNPKNGSCGALRSDISSTSTASATSLSSTTPTPALRARPRISTCPSSLSHRSSLEVTSGSGPTSGFGSSVFCRSVDWSSGAPPETGPSVFGSNSGSAPGSQRSSLIQESSSSPKLSEDSPMVGEISRLSGLSRAVVVGLMEQGVELDIDCFQTDPAGEVRGQSKTHLKAQTDHSHDYTRLTDLNPQRPIQLSLSVTHSPQSQSSLTPPLSHSSSPIHPYQSIHIPSSHYSSQCHYQQIPSPSDLPSSTASSPASHPTTRGRSPPRPLQPSPLGATPLSVFRRDAPFQCSLPRTNTRSSPLEHGGIQPRGGSLRQSGGSGGCKRVEGEGLYRGKHASHKLIRAATVSSYAKREDYSSVWAGEQERERSAVQTPRKTSNKLWRGFEGRLWSKESESEREEMDRAEYGYGWRRNSVGSWRREHRRMKASSSNNDRRPKVENSPIFSKKKGKEDGERRSTSLRLSRRALFRSESQGLLVSRNHGEEPTKRAHWVSSLDVGQSGMGHSKDEGIRLLRAKEEDKRLSSTASLFNLSRSQSLEGSCHSLSPLSSPSFSPSPPSRMSLQRSRSLRDLGRRVFGSMRSLSLKRKTSKK from the exons gCGCCGTCTCCCTCAGATATAGTGGTATTGCCCTGTCAGAGCAGCTCAGAGTACTGTGGCAGTAATTCAGGGGATGGGACAGTCCACTCCTCATCTGGCAGGGGGAGTAACTCACGCTGGTCTACTCTGTCCTGGGACGCCCCCTCTGACCTGCTCTCTCCACCAACACCAGACCCCAGTGGAACGGTCCATCTGGACAGTGACTCCAGACCTAGttcag GTTTCTATTCAGTAAGCGGGAGCTCGCTCTCAGACTCTTGCTACTCTGTGTCCAGTGACGCTGCTCAGGGAGGATCGGCGCCACCGGCCAGACCCCTGAAGCTGTGGGAGCAGGTCCCTCTGTCTGCTGACAACACTGACATCCTGTGGTCAGAAGGTGCAGTGCAGCAACAGCAGCCTGCACTGCAGAGCAGACAGGAAGATGCTGAACCAACAGAAGGGACACCAGCTTCAG TCCAAAGTGACATTGAAGTGGCCGGTCTGAGCTTTCTGTCTGACCTCTGCTCGGGACTCAGTGACTCCCTGATTTCTTCCCTCCTCCCGCTTTTCGaccccacctcctccctccatccaaaCCCCCAGCTGGACCCTCGCTACTGCACCGACCTGGTGTCCCGCCGGACCAAGGAGGTGTACCCCTACCCAAGCCCGCTGCATGCCGTCGCCCTCCAGAGCCCCCTCTTCACCTCCCAGAGCCAAGAGCAATCGGCCTCTCCGAGCCCTGAAGGACCCCAACTAGATGAACCACAAGAGTCCAATGCTGATCCAACTCTGCCTCACCAGCCTCAGCAGCCCCCTGGCCAAGCTTCTTTCACCCAGCTGGAGCAATACATCTCTCGACTGGCTCGCCAGTACCACAGCCGGGTAAGCTCCTCCACTTCCGATTTCACTTCAGCTGCCACTCCTGGTCAAGTCAGGCACAGAGGCCTTTGTACCCCTGGTAAAAATCACGGTTCGACCCAGTCCCTTTCTGCCTTTGAGAGCCGCAGTGCACCCTCCACCCTGCCAGGGGGCAGCATCACTCCCTGTAAGTCACTGCTGGGAAACTCTGCCAGAATCAGCCTCAGCACCACTGGGAAAAAAGCTACTAGAAATTCAATCAATCTGGGTAACCTTCCTTCAGCAACCGGAGAGGACTTGAACATAAATCTGCATCTCAACCTCAACTTGAACCTGACTCCTGGTTTAAATTCTAGCCGGGGACTGGTGGACAATCCCAAAAATGGCAGCTGTGGAGCTTTGAGGAGCGACATTTCTTCAACTTCAACGGCTTCTGCTACATCACTCTCCTCGACTACACCCACCCCAGCACTTAGGGCTCGCCCTCGCATTTCAACATGTCCAAGCAGCCTGAGCCACCGCAGTTCCCTGGAGGTCACTTCAGGGTCTGGACCCACTTCTGGATTTGGGTCATCTGTATTCTGTCGCTCAGTAGACTGGAGCAGCGGTGCTCCACCTGAGACTGGGCCATCAGTGTTTGGTTCAAACTCCGGATCAGCTCCAGGGTCTCAGCGCAGTAGTTTGATCCAAGAGTCCAGCTCCAGTCCCAAGCTGAGCGAAGACTCCCCCATGGTGGGGGAGATCTCACGCCTCTCTGGCCTCTCTAGGGCTGTTGTGGTGGGATTGATGGAACAAGGTGTGGAGCTGGATATTGACTGCTTCCAAACGGATCCTGCAGGTGAGGTGAGGGGTCAAAGTAAAACCCACCTGAAAGCCCAGACAGATCATTCACATGATTATACTAGACTAACCGACCTAAATCCCCAGAGACCCATACAGCTGTCTCTCAGTGTCACCCATTCTCCACAGTCTCAGTCTAGCCTCACCCCTCCTCTCTCACACTCCAGCAGCCCCATACACCCCTATCAGTCCATCCATATTCCCTCCTCCCACTACTCCTCACAATGTCACTACCAGCAGATCCCTTCCCCGTCTGACCTTCCCTCTTCCACTGCCTCCTCCCCTGCCTCCCACCCCACCACCAGGGGTCGTTCCCCTCCCCGGCCTCTCCAGCCATCTCCTCTGGGTGCCACCCCGCTCTCTGTTTTCCGTCGTGATGCGCCCTTCCAGTGCTCCCTGCCTCGCACCAATACAAGGAGCTCTCCTTTGGAGCATGGCGGTATCCAACCAAGGGGTGGATCACTTCGGCAGAGTGGGGGTAGTGGTGGGTGTaagagggtggagggggaggggctttATAGAGGAAAGCATGCCTCCCACAAGCTGATCCGGGCAGCCACAGTAAGCAGCTATGCCAAGAGAGAGGACTATAGCTCTGTTTGGGCTGGGGAGCAGGAGAGGGAGCGATCAGCAGTCCAGACGCCCAGGAAGACCTCCAACAAACTCTGGAGGGGCTTTGAGGGACGCCTCTGGAGCAAAGAGTCCGAAAGCGAAAGAGAGGAGATGGACAGAGCTGAGTATGGCTACGGATGGAGGAGGAACAGCGTTGGAAGCTGGAGGAGGGAGCATCGAAGGATGAAGGCTTCATCTAGCAATAATGACAGAAGGCCAAAAGTAGAGAACTCCCCCATCTTCTCAAAGAAGAAGGGGAAGGAAGATGGGGAAAGACGCAGCACCAGCCTCAGGCTTTCCAGGAGGGCTTTGTTCAGGAGTGAGTCCCAAGGCTTGCTGGTGTCTCGTAACCACGGCGAGGAGCCCACAAAGCGGGCACACTGGGTCTCCTCATTAGATGTGGGGCAAAGTGGCATGGGCCACAGCAAAGACGAAGGCATCAGACTGCTGAGAGCAAAGGAGGAAGATAAACGCCTGTCCTCCACCGCCAGCCTCTTTAACCTCTCTCGCTCTCAGAGCCTGGAAGGCAGCTGCCattccctctcccctctctcctccccttcctTCTCTCCATCCCCTCCTTCACGGATGTCCCTACAGCGCTCTCGATCACTGAGGGACTTGGGGAGGAGAGTGTTTGGCTCCATGAGGTCCCTGAGTCTCAAACGGAAGACATCCAAGAAGTGA